The following coding sequences lie in one Metopolophium dirhodum isolate CAU chromosome 5, ASM1992520v1, whole genome shotgun sequence genomic window:
- the LOC132945821 gene encoding uncharacterized protein LOC132945821: protein MMADDGAYTADDPTLTVGPKIVCITELCDQQPSATTSTLQVEADQRTLDLAPLLSLCPNDELLEAPVGILQECDYPSTDNVYMVDDNKYTTKDELDSHVTPVKIQLLDALAADSDFVPDEAAESTTIVPIVVAKSDGDGLEPATTTIQVKSAVTEQLDSYVAPVRIQLLDALADANDFVPDEATKSTTIVPIVVAKSDGDGLEPAMTTTQVKSAVTEQLDSYVAPVRIQLLDALADVNDFVPDEATKSTTIVPIAVAKSDGDGLEPATTAVQAKSAAAEKPRQGRRRSFLSAVGRRLLKFGRTLCCCCCCK, encoded by the coding sequence ATGATGGCAGACGACGGAGCATATACGGCAGACGACCCTACGCTGACCGTGGGGCCGAAAATTGTCTGTATCACTGAGCTCTGTGACCAACAACCGTCGGCGACGACATCCACATTGCAGGTGGAGGCCGATCAGAGGACGTTAGATTTAGCACCACTACTATCCCTGTGTCCAAATGACGAACTGTTGGAAGCTCCTGTTGGAATCTTGCAGGAGTGCGATTATCCATCGACAGACAACGTATATATGGTGGACGACAATAAATACACGACGAAAGATGAGCTTGATTCTCACGTGACACCGGTTAAAATCCAGCTGTTAGATGCACTGGCCGCCGATAGCGATTTTGTTCCGGATGAGGCAGCCGAAAGCACGACCATAGTTCCTATAGTCGTGGCCAAAAGTGATGGCGACGGGTTGGAGCCAGCGACAACTACGATCCAAGTAAAGTCAGCGGTGACTGAACAGCTTGATTCTTACGTGGCACCGGTTAGAATCCAGCTGTTAGATGCACTGGCTGATGCTAACGATTTTGTTCCGGACGAGGCAACCAAAAGCACGACCATAGTTCCTATAGTCGTGGCCAAAAGTGATGGCGACGGGTTGGAGCCAGCGATGACTACGACCCAAGTAAAGTCAGCGGTGACTGAACAGCTTGATTCTTACGTGGCACCGGTTAGAATCCAGCTGTTAGATGCACTGGCTGATGTTAACGATTTTGTTCCGGACGAGGCAACCAAAAGCACGACCATAGTTCCTATAGCCGTGGCCAAAAGTGATGGCGATGGGTTGGAGCCAGCGACGACTGCGGTCCAAGCAAAGTCAGCAGCAGCAGAAAAACCCCGGCAAGGTCGTCGTAGATCGTTCTTATCGGCAGTGGGGAGGCGGCTCCTCAAGTTCGGGAGGACGTtatgctgctgttgctgttgcaaATAG